Proteins encoded in a region of the Vitis riparia cultivar Riparia Gloire de Montpellier isolate 1030 chromosome 7, EGFV_Vit.rip_1.0, whole genome shotgun sequence genome:
- the LOC117917641 gene encoding protein FAR1-RELATED SEQUENCE 5-like, producing the protein MDSDMGAGNVEASAETGSVAFEEDSVVEPCVGMEFDSEDAAKEFYDEYARRVGFIMRIDQCRRSEVDKRILSRRLSCNKQGFYVKIRDQYGPVRKPRPSTRQGCKAMMLVKLNKSGKWVVTRFVKDHTHPLVVSSRPSRSSMDSKDRRIQELTMEVEHQDQLCELYRGQLITFLKNVEEQTEVLSTKIEVAVNSVRKVESEGQKHSRHR; encoded by the exons A TGGATTCAGACATGGGGGCTGGGAATGTGGAAGCTTCTGCTGAAACGGGGTCAGTTGCATTTGAAGAAGATTCTGTGGTAGAACCATGTGTCGGTATGGAGTTTGATTCTGAAGATGCTGCTAAAGAATTCTATGATGAATATGCAAGACGTGTAGGATTTATAATGCGCATTGATCAGTGCCGTCGTTCAGAGGTTGACAAGAGAATTCTTTCTCGTAGACTTTCATGTAATAAGCAGGGgttttatgttaaaattagaGACCAGTATGGCCCAGTTAGAAAACCACGACCCAGCACACGTCAAGGGTGCAAAGCAATGATGCTGGTAAAGCTAAATAAGTCTGGGAAATGGGTTGTAACAAGATTTGTAAAGGACCATACCCATCCACTCGTTGTTTCTAGCCGTCCTTCTCGTAGTTCTATG GATAGCAAAGACCGGAGGATTCAAGAACTGACCATGGAGGTGGAGCATCAGGACCAACTATGTGAACTGTATCGAGGGCAGCTAATAACGTTTCTGAAAAACGTCGAGGAGCAAACTGAGGTGCTCTCGACCAAAATTGAAGTTGCAGTAAACAGCGTGAGAAAAGTTGAGAGCGAAGGTCAGAAGCATTCTCGTCATCGATAG
- the LOC117917651 gene encoding protein FAR1-RELATED SEQUENCE 3-like — translation MMESTSSQAIDSDEGDRCLQVESYNEHELADDEPSTNGNLHIGGEDKTLAQSVASPHSIGNNVEPYVGMEFKSREDAREFYIAYGRHTGFTVRIHHNRRSRMNNNVIGQDFVCSREGFREKKYIYRKDRILPPPPVTREGCPAMLRVAIRDGPKWVITKFVKEHNHKLMSPSKVPWRGSGKNFVSEDEKDQRIQELTLELYNERQKCKRLCAAYQEQLRLVLKDIEEHTDHLSRGVEDAVQKVRDLENEHLH, via the exons ATGATGGAGAGCACATCTAGTCAAGCAATTGATTCAGATGAAGGTGATAGGTGCTTGCAAGTTGAAAGCTACAATGAGCATGAACTTGCTGATGATGAACCATCAACAAATGGAAATTTACATATAGGTGGAGAGGACAAAACATTAGCACAATCAGTTGCAAGCCCACATTCAATTGGTAATAATGTAGAGCCATATGTTGGCATGGAGTTCAAATCAAGAGAAGATGCTCGAGAATTTTATATTGCTTATGGCAGGCATACAGGTTTTACTGTGCGCATTCATCATAACCGCCGATCACGAATGAATAACAATGTTATTGGTCAAGATTTTGTTTGTTCAAGAGAAGGATTTcgtgaaaagaaatatatatacagaaAAGATAGGATTCTTCCACCGCCGCCTGTCACCCGAGAAGGTTGTCCTGCAATGTTGAGGGTAGCAATAAGGGATGGACCTAAGTGGGTTATTACCAAATTTGTTAAAGAGCACAACCACAAGTTAATGTCTCCCAGTAAAGTTCCATGGCGAGGATCAGGAAAGAATTTTGTCAGTGAG GATGAGAAGGATCAGAGAATTCAAGAACTCACCCTTGAGCTTTATAATGAGAGACAAAAATGCAAACGTCTGTGTGCAGCTTATCAGGAACAATTACGCCTGGTGTTGAAAGATATTGAGGAACACACAGATCACTTATCAAGAGGAGTTGAAGATGCAGTTCAAAAGGTAAGAGATCTTGAAAATGAGCATCTGCATTAG